The following coding sequences lie in one Glycine max cultivar Williams 82 chromosome 19, Glycine_max_v4.0, whole genome shotgun sequence genomic window:
- the LOC100785610 gene encoding ankyrin repeat domain-containing protein 13C-A — MEANGIAHDSSSLGAGRRDKREVGDKMVEDLSKYAHSPAHLAVARRDHASLRRIVSALPRLAKAGEVHTEAESIAAELQADEVSSFIDRRDVPGRETPLHLAVRLRDPVSAEILMAAGADWSLQNEHGWSALQEAVCTREEAIAMIIARHYQPLAWAKWCRRLPRIVASASRIRDFYMEISFHFESSVIPFIGRIAPSDTYRIWKRGSNLRADMTLAGFDGLRIQRSDQTFLFLGEGYVAEEGNLTLPPGSLIALSHKEKEITNALEGAGTQPTESEVAYEVSLMSQTNMYRPGIDVTQAELVPHLNWRRQEKTEMVGNWKAKVYDMLHVMVSVKSRRVPGAMTDEELFAVEDGESMMNGENNDEYDDVLTAEERMQLDSALHMGNSDVTYEDEEHGAFDGQENGSAASCETSEANGVVKEKKSWFGWNKKSLKSSSDDPEDSKAVKKNSRFGSEGSNQRSADQQKSASDFLREDSVDSKKGKDKNIKKKKKGANNESEYKKGLRPVLWLTPDFPLKTDELLPLLDILANKVKAIRRLRELLTTKLPHGTFPVKVAIPIVPTIRVLVTFTKFEELQPVEEFSTPLSSPAHFYDAKSKESEGSSSWISWMKGSRGGQSSDSDSHRYKDEVDPFSIPADYKWVDANEKKRRMKAKKARSKKHKKQAAAKGGDGVQHQRTEDVEEQ; from the exons ATGGAAGCCAATGGAATCGCTCATGATAGTAGTAGCCTAGGAGCGGGGAGAAGGGATAAGAGAGAGGTGGGAGACAAAATGGTGGAAGATTTAAGTAAATATGCACACAGCCCTGCTCACTTGGCAGTTGCCAGGCGCGACCATGCTTCCCTAAGGCGCATTGTTTCCGCCCTACCTAGGCTTGCTAAGGCTGGTGAAGTCCACACAGAAGCAGAATCTATTGCTGCTGAACTTCAAGCTGATGAGGTATCTTCTTTTATTGATCGGCGTGACGTTCCTGGCAGGGAGACTCCTCTTCACCTTGCAGTGCGTCTCCGGGATCCAGTCTCTGCTGAGATTTTGATGGCTGCTGGTGCGGATTGGAGTCTGCAGAATGAGCATGGTTGGAGTGCTCTCCAAGAAGCAGTGTGCACCAGAGAGGAAGCAATTGCCATGATTATTGCACGGCATTATCAACCTCTGGCTTGGGCTAAATGGTGTCGTAGACTTCCCCGCATTGTTGCTTCAGCATCTCGAATTCGTGATTTTTATATGGAGATAAGTTTTCATTTTGAGAGCTCTGTTATTCCTTTTATTGGGCGAATAGCTCCTTCAGATACTTATCGGATTTGGAAGCGTGGGTCTAATCTTCGTGCTGATATGACCCTTGCTGGTTTTGATGGCTTACGCATCCAGCGATCGGACCAAACATTTTTGTTCCTTGGAGAGGGCTATGTTGCAGAGGAAGGTAATTTAACTCTGCCACCTGGTTCTTTGATTGCTCTTTCTCATAAGGAGAAGGAAATCACAAATGCTTTGGAAGGAGCTGGTACACAACCAACAGAGTCTGAAGTTGCTTATGAAGTTTCCTTGATGTCTCAGACAAATATGTATAGACCAGGTATTGATGTTACTCAGGCTGAGCTTGTTCCCCATTTAAATTGGAGGCGTCAGGAGAAGACTGAGATGGTTGGGAATTGGAAGGCAAAAGTTTATGACATGCTTCATGTGATGGTTAGTGTGAAGTCAAGGCGGGTTCCAGGTGCTATGACAGATGAAGAACTTTTTGCTGTGGAGGATGGAGAAAGCATGATGAATGGGGAAAACAATGATGAGTATGATGATGTATTGACTGCAGAGGAAAGAATGCAATTAGATTCTGCCCTGCATATGGGGAACTCTGATGTTACTTACGAGGATGAGGAACATGGAGCCTTTGATGGTCAAGAAAATGGTTCTGCAGCTTCCTGTGAGACTTCTGAAGCCAATGGTGTggttaaagaaaagaagagcTGGTTTGGTTGGAACAAGAAAAGTTTGAAGAGTAGCAGTGATGATCCTGAGGATTCCAAAGCTGTGAAGAAAAATTCCAGGTTTGGCTCAGAAGGTAGCAATCAGAGATCAGCTGATCAGCAAAAGTCAGCATCTGACTTTCTGAGGGAGGATAGTGTAGACTCTAAGAAgggaaaagataaaaacattaaaaagaagaaaaaaggagcAAACAATGAGAGTGAGTATAAAAAGGGTTTAAGACCTGTGTTGTGGTTGACACCAGACTTCCCTCTAAAAACTGATGAGCTGCTGCCTCTGCTTGACATCTTAGCAAATAAGGTTAAGGCTATTAGAAGACTCAGAGAGCTTTTGACAACTAAGCTACCTCATGGAACTTTTCCTGTCAAG GTTGCTATCCCAATAGTTCCTACTATCCGGGTGCTTGTcacttttacaaaatttgagGAGCTTCAGCCAGTAGAGGAGTTTTCAACTCCGCTCTCCAGCCCAGCACATTTCTATGATGCCAAATCCAAGGAATCAGAGGGGTCTAGTTCATGGATTTCATGGATGAAAGGAAGTCGTGGGGGGCAGTCCAGTGACTCAGATAGTCACAGATACAAGGATGAAGTTGATCCTTTCAGCATACCTGCGGACTACAAATGGGTGGACGCCAATGAGAAGAAGCGCAGAATGAAGGCGAAGAAAGCCAGAAGTAAGAAGCATAAGAAGCAAGCAGCGGCAAAAGGTGGAGATGGAGTGCAGCATCAAAGGACGGAGGATGTAGAAGAACAGTAA